The Arachis ipaensis cultivar K30076 chromosome B05, Araip1.1, whole genome shotgun sequence nucleotide sequence GTAACCATTCATACATCTTTTTGGTTACCTTAGTAACCGTGCATGTCATTAAATGAgggataaaattatttttttacccCTAGTGGCTATATAAACACAatcctctttttctttcttctttttcattttttcaacTTCTGAGAATTTGCTTCATCTCTCTCGaaacttctttcttctttattgtgaCTCTATTTTCATTAATCAAGTCTTCTTTCGATATTTCTCCATCTTGGAATCCTGTTTCGAGTCTTCTTTTATGTTTCTTGAGACGTTTGGGATCATCCGTTTGTATTGTTGTTGCGCACATTCTCTTTGCCTTATGTTCATCATTAaggttggtttttctttctttttagttTTGTTACTACCATGGTTGAATGATGCTTCTTGCTGGGTGATGTTTTTGATAATATTGTCTTGATGTCTTTTATGGAAAATAGTCTCTTCGAAAATGACTTCTTGTCACTATTTATAGAGGTTTTCTTGCTTTTTGGAAAATACGCTTGCTGCCATTGTTGTTGTAGTAGTAGTTTTCATTGTTTATCATTTATGAACATTTGTTGTTGACTTTGTTGTTGCTATAAATTCTGAGTTTCATTATTGATTTTGAATGTGCTTTAGTTTGCCCTTAAATGGTGCCATTCTCACCTAGATAATGATGTCATTTTGAATTCTAGTGGAATAGGTTACATTTTTTTATCCCTATGGTTGCTTTGAAAGGGATTGGTAGATTTGGATCCATTCTCGACCTCATGAGAATGATCCGACTTCTTGGAGttgtttatttgaattttctgCTATTATACCCAACTTGTAGTTCGCAAATTTTTGTAGTGAcatagtttcattttgttgtttttgtaGGTATAACCCTTTATATCTCGTGCAGTAGTTCACATAATGCCTTCTGAGCTTATTCTTTGTCCTCTTTGATTTGTAGGATGAGTATCTCCAGCAACACCTTTCCCTTTGTCAGGTCAGGGAGGTATAACGATTGCGTGATCGTTGTTGTGTTGCTCTTCTTCAAAGGCCTTTGAATCAGAAGTCGTGTGTTCGTCTTTTAGGATGTTGTCTCCCATCATACGGTGTCAATTACCAGGTTTTCGACAAcagcgccaatgtttcgaggttacctgaaactgttatTTGAGTCTCAACGTGAGGTCCAAGTTCCTTTTAAGGTTGAGTCCGACGTTCTGGTATAAAGGTGCCACCATCCGACGTCTTGATAAAAGTAGGGTGGTACTTGTAAGAGATTCCGATACTTAAATCAGCAAAAATTTTAGACAGATTTTTAATAAATTGGAGTTGAAAAATACCTGAGATGGAAGGGGTATTTATACATTTGGAATGGTGACCTGGGGCACCTTTATAACTTCCCTTTCTATCTTATCGAGTAGTTATCTGTTTCCCTTTTATTTAGGCGTCGTTGGGTTATTATGAACTCATATTTAAagtatgagtttttttttttttttgggtcagtGGATTGGACAACCCTCAATCTTAGGTACCCTAATAGATTAGACAACTCCAAATCCTAGATACACAACACACCCACACACTCCTCACacattttatcacatttttttcTCAGTTGTATTCTCTAGGATTTGAACTCTAGACCTACCGAATTtggattttctaaattttaaatttgtactttagaggataaagtgtgattttctactcttgaatagtttctctctcatatttattcttggtcctacctatgaaataaattatgagagattacactttactctcttaagtgaaattcaaactttagagaattcaaattcaGACCTTTGAAGCTTTGAGGTGGGGAGAAAGAGACATGCCATATGAGCTACGAGCTCATTGGCAAGTATGAGTTTGTTAGTCGAGGGCAGATGTGTGGGTTGTATAAATCTTGGGCTTCATCTGTTTTGGATCGGgctttaaattttttgttagagaaatatatttttatatattttttaattcctTTTAAATTTTGTAATAGTTGAAACTCTCACAAAAATCcaaatagaaattgaaaagatgTGGACTACATAAACCGTCCCAGTTAGagattataaaataaaagaacactTTACAacaattaaatttttgttgaaaaaatACCTTTTCTAGGACAGTCTTGGTTTCTTCATATTGTGAATTCACATTATAATTAACTAAGCTTACCAAATAACGTTTCTCCTTAGCTTGGTCATCCAAATaatacgagagagagagagagagagtagcaGTAGTAGAAGTAGCTCCTCTCCTTAGCTTCCTCACCTCTCAAACTAAAGGCCGGTTCTCATCAGATTGTGAAGCAATGGCGGCAGCTGGATCCCACCGAATAGTTGGTGAAGCACTCACACAAGATAACTACGAAAACTGGAGTGTTCTGATGAGGAACTATCTCATGGGAACAGGTCTATGGGACGTTGTGGAAAGTGAACCTCCGCCAGTGGAAGGCAGACCAAGAATatggaagaaaaaaaatgcaaatgcGTTGCACATCATTCAACTCTCATGTACTTCAGATACCTTTGCTCAGATTAGACGCTTTGAAACCGCCAAAGAAGCCTGGAACCACTTGAGTGCGTCTTTTGGGTCCAACTCACAAGCCGACATAGATATTGAACAAGGTATGAACGCCACTCGCCTGGATATGAAGGATGCGAGGCCTGTcttattaattacaattaatttttcttctaaaagtaaaaaaattgataaaataataaaattgaagaCGAGGAATTAATCACTAATTTACTATTAATTTTGTANNNNNNNNNNNNNNNNNNNNNNNNNNNNNNNNNNNNNNNNNNNNNNNNNNNNNNNNNNNNNNNNNNNNNNNNNNNNNNTAAACAATAATTTTTTgaacaatataaataataaatttaaaaaaaagttaattttaattttaaaaattaaattttaaattagttagATATAACCTTTGTGAGTGAGTCTGTCCATTATTCGAGTTGTTGGCATCTCTCATTGTTCAACTAGTTATTGCGTTGGGTGCGTAGTTCATGtatgtttaatttgaattatgaAAATTGCAGGTGGTGTAATGGATGATCCTGAATATCGCGAGTTGTTCATGAGTGTGGAAGAGAATAATTGGAGTGCAGTAAAGTCAATCCTGAACAAGAACGACATGGCTATATATTCTACTTCCCGATCTGGTAGGACAGTGCTCCACACGGCGGCAATCTTGGGGCACCAGGACATGGTAAAGCAATTGGTAGCCGAAGGCGGAGAAAtattacttacaatgcaagacaACCGCGGTTACACGGCTCTCGCCCTTGTTGCTGATCTTACCGGCAACAAAAGCATAGCAAAGTGCTTGGTAGAAGAAAGTAGTGTTGGTGGTTGGGCACAGGTGCTGCTTGAGATGGAGACCAGAGACGGTGAGATACCTGTTCTTCTTGCTGCCGCTATGGGTCACAAGAAAATGACTTCATACCTCTATTCTAAAACACCCAGGGATATGTTCGACAATGCCGACAATGCCGACAATGCAGTTTTGCTCCTTTCACGATGTATCAGCGCTGAAATATTTGGTAATTTATTAGCTGTGTTTcggattaatatttaatttacagTACACTTTAAAATGAGCTCTTTTAATTTATTGTTGGATTGATATGGTAGATGTTGCTTTGCAATTACTACTACAACATCCGGGTGCGCTACCCCTTACTCATGAATCAGAGTGTCTCCGACCCTTAAAGGCATTGGTTCACAAGCCTTCTGCATTCCCCAGTGGCACTAGATTTGGGATTCTACATTGGATCTACGATTGTGAGTTTTGTCTTGTTATATATGACTATATACATTAAAATATTCTTATGAGATTATAGTTAAGAATTAGATGGTTGAATATGTTTAactaaatttttcaaaataatagtATTATCATCTTGattattatttttacataaaaatattttttcatttaatATAACAGTAGTagtaataatttcttaactcaattTTGAATCCAAGCATCGTTATTATGTTAGGACCTACCAAATATTAAAGTAGTAATAGGATCAAATATAATTTGATAAAGAAAAATGCACGTGAAAAAGTTACTCTTCTTTAAGAATATAAATATTCTTCACCTAACTATATATATAGAtttggtttggtaaaattttttaaaaaaatatttgtgtttattttattttgtgtttggtaaatcaaaaatTCATGTACTTGTAACTTGTGTTTACATCCTTTAAAAGCacttaaaagaaatttttttaaagttaatttatgtttatcaaaattaaaaaatctaatataattttGTACATtaactaatatttaaatttaattcttacattaatatttattataatatttttaaattttaaaaattattttatcaaatatatttattattatttatattttttaaaaattatttttaatttaatttatcaaatacaaatattacaatttttaaaaaattaacttttaaaaattaatttttataaattacttttaatataaacaaactttaaaaaacaaaaagtttCACAAAGCAAAGCAAGCGCTTTTTCATTCCCAGATTTAGAAGTACACGACGAGATGGTATCAAGTGTTCCCCGGGATAAAGGACCATCTATGAGAACTTTAGCAGGTATGTATTCATGGAATGGAAGGTATTTTTTTCTCATCAAATGAGTTGAATCATGCCTGGTCAAAACTACATTACAGACAGcaagaaataaacaaaagaacGCATACAATGCATATCGAATTGAATTGcctaaaattataagaaaaatgcTAGTTGTACAACATTAATCACCTTTTAAtcagatttaaataatatttaattattttttattgaaatatgttcttattttgtagatacatatctataaataaatttaatttaaattttaaaactcacCCACTTCATATCATAGTTAGTTACTGTGATTTTGCTTTTTTTTACGTAACTTCACGTAACAAATAaagttttttattctttattttacgGGACATTCACACTACATTAGTGAATCCAAAACCAAGATGGTACCTTCCTGAATTCTCCCTCTCGTCTTCATTGGTGAAGACTTATCATCACCTTTCAGTTGAAACACTCTCTCCTTTTGCATTGGTGAAAGGTATCACTATTTTTCATACATGTGTTTATataatttgttaagaaatatcatgttcaatatttttaattatatttaaaaataaacataaaaactctaTTCTTATTTAATTGGAATAAGAttgatcttatttaattttattaatagagTTGTTACAAATAAAGTACTTTGTATGTAAGTAGTTTGagcaaagaagcaaaaaaaaatctGGAGTTTAAGAGGGAAGATGTAGATggtattctgttgttatttttcaattataacacATCTGATAGttgatattttattcaaaatatttttagaacacgtccaaaattaaatttaaatacacatccaaaattataagaatgcactctaaatattttatcaacacatccaaaactcatgtaaaaaaacttatatatgtacataagaacATAATGAACAACATAAATACATCCAAAATTAAGTATTGACACATCCAAATTAGATTAACATTACAACTCTCAAAAAACACAAACACTTCCAATATTatacataaattttaaaaaaaatagaactttttattaaGTGAAAAAGAAAGATAACATATCTTCACGAATGAACTcaaccaaatttttttaaaattttgcaagcagaattaccaaattttaaattctaactaATTTGATTTTTGGTTGTGTATTtcaattataatatattaataattaaatatattaaatttgaaacaaaattttaaaatttaaatttaaattttaaatttcagttttatttagtttgtattttgaatgtgtatttaattttaaaaagacactaaatttatttaaaatttttagatgtgtttgttttattttttttaaattattgtaataaaagaCTGAATATTGTACAACTTTTAAAGAATATCTAGTTGAACTGAAATtatatcaaaaaaaattttctcttaattttatcaATTAACATTctacaccatatatatatatacacgtgTTAACGTGTGTGTATATGCATGCATGTTAACTAACATAGTtttcataataaatatttaaaaatgttcggtaaccaaagaaaatcagcaaaATACAGTCagaacttatcttatttagcattcatttaTTTGATGTATTTTATCAGCATAATATCCCTCGATGTGCATTAATGAACAAAAGGCATGTAAAGTGttgaaatttttttctcttttctttttcccctCAGATCGACTGCTTGCACCCATTCACTTATTCATTCAAAATTTTCTACTAATATTCCCAGGTATGTTTTTTTCCCCttcaaattttcatttttagtttttgttGTGAAACAACTTAAGTCTCTAAAGTAACTGATTTCATTGAATATCTCAtaggaataaaaaaaatatacaaaatgaaAAAGACCCACCTTAGGGTTGATCAAATTCTGAGTTGCTTGGGGGAAAAAGTTACTCGCCTTGATGGATCGCAGCTTCGAAATGCTTCTGCATATGATGCAATGTTGCAGGCAGCCAAGTATGGAACCATTGAGTTCATAGAGTTGATGAAAAAAGCAAATCCAGACCTCTTATGGGTCATTGATAGAAACAAGAGAGGCATATTCTCGCATGCGATTTTGAATCGCAAAAAAAACGTGTTTGACCTCATACACGATGTTCACGGACGCAAGGAGATAGTTCTTTCTCGCACCGACGTGTTTGGCAATAACCTTCTACATCTAGCAGCACAGTTAGGGCCTTCCTCTGCTCTTGCTGATAGATCTGGTGCAGCTCTCCAAATGCAAAGCGAAATTCAATGGTTTAAGGTCTTTAATTACTCtcacttgaaaatttttttttggtgactctcACTTGAAATTTGTTAGGTGACTAATCACTTAGAGTTTCACGAAAATAGCACTTGAAAactgttaaaaaattttaaattaaataaaaatactttatttttttaaaaaaatatttaaaaaaaaacaattcaAACTAGCAAGATATATATCTATTTTGGATTCTTAAGCACCTATTATTGCAAATGCAGACTGTGGAGAAAATTGTGCATCCCAAGTGTAAAGAGGCGAAGAACGAAGATGGGAAAAACCCTCATGAAATATTTACGGAACAACACAAGCAGCTGGCGAAAGAAGGGGAGAAGTGGGCGAAAGACACAGCTAGTGCTTTCTCCGTTGTTGGTACTCTTATCACTACAATCCTCTTTGCCGCGGCCTTCACTCTCCCTGGTGGAAACAACCAGAGCAACGGGGAACCCATGTTCCTGCATGACAGGGCATTTACCGTCTTCATTATAGCAGATGCAATATCAATCTTTGCTTCTTCGACTTCAGTCTTGATCTTCATTGGGATCCTCACGTCGCGTTATGCGGAAACAGATTTCCTGAAAAAGTTGCCATATAAACTGCTAGTTGCCCTGGTGACTCTGTTTTTATCAGTGGTCTGCATGATGGTTACGTTTTGTGCAGCACTTCTTGCCATGTTCAAAGGAAAAGCGTATCAGCCGCTGCTGATAGTTGCCATGGTACTTGCAAGTATCCCTATTATTGCATTTATCCCATCGCAGCTACGCCTCTTCCGTGAGATTTTCTATTCTACCACCAGGTCTAATCTCTAATGTGTGCAATCCAATTAAGAAAGGAAACGCTAAGCATTAAGCACCTAATTCACAACTTTATAACTTGATAACTTTTCATGTGTATTTTTATGCACTCCAAATTCTTTCATGTATATTTTTATCTATTTACTCTTTTATCTATAAAGAACTGTATGTTGaatacaatttaaaaattttttattaaaaagagcAAAAACTACTATTTTAATCGAtcactttttaaaaaaattttaataactcgctgaaaaaaatactttttatacTTTCTGTCTgaatgtaaaattatttttttctaataaaaaatatctccccataaaataaaataaatatttgttTAAAAAGCCTATCCAAAGTCCAAACACATCCTAACTAACTAGGATGCAGAACAAAGTCCAGAGTCTCTTTGGAATTGAGATGACAAACCGAGGGTTGATTATTAAACAACAATTAACAGCATGTGCACCACAATCCCATACTTGCGGGAATCATTTATGCAATTGATGAATACACAACAACCGCGCAGGGGTAAACGGAGAGCATTTTCACAGCAACCCGCCAAACTTGAAATTCAGACCACAGAACACAGGTCTGCAAAGGAAGCAGTCACTGGTTGCTCCTTTATAATAATCCATCCACTTAACGACGGCAATTATATCCAGCTTGTGGGGCGAACAACTCAACCAGTCAACAGATCTACAAATATTTGATCATGCCACGACCCTCCACACTTAGTTTTGTAGCTTGAAGCTGCTTCTTCTTTGGTGCCCTCAACTGCTGCAACTTCTTATTCATCTGTGGTGAAATACAAATTTTAGAATATACATCCGCATCTTCAGTTAATCTCTCTACttccaatttttatttttacatattCACTTCCTCAGTATTCTACATTTGTAAGATACTCCAAACACTTGAAAACTTAAAGAATTGCAGGGAATCATAAAAAGCTTTAAAAAAAACAATACTCCCACCCCGAGGTAAAGCACAAACCTTCATTCTCTGCTGATCTTGTGCGGCAGCTTTTGCTCGCGCTCTAACTTCTTCTGGATCAATTTTAGACTGGGGACGGATCACAAAATCCAAAGGTGTTGCTTCTGGCCTTGATGCATGTTGCCTTGAAGAAGACTGTCCAGACCTAGGCCTGCATTATACATTCAGAACAATTAGCATCTATAACACAAATCAGTGACAACTTAGTTCACACTGCTCCACCAGTAATATCTTAATGCCCAAGACTTACTGTGAAAATTCTAAATCAAGATCACCATCTCTAGATTCCATCCCTGCTGCTTTATTTGCCGGCCTGTAGAAATTCAGCATTATAGAAATTCAGCATATTGCAATACATAAGACAAATATTGCTTAAGACAAGCAATTTAAATCAGAATGGTTGAGCACTTTTTAACAGTTGGCCTCCTGAAAGGAATCCTGTCGTCCTCAGCATTTCTCATGTCCTCAAACCGTGTACT carries:
- the LOC107639929 gene encoding uncharacterized protein LOC107639929; this encodes MAAAGSHRIVGEALTQDNYENWSVLMRNYLMGTGLWDVVESEPPPVEGRPRIWKKKNANALHIIQLSCTSDTFAQIRRFETAKEAWNHLSASFGSNSQADIDIEQGGVMDDPEYRELFMSVEENNWSAVKSILNKNDMAIYSTSRSGRTVLHTAAILGHQDMVKQLVAEGGEILLTMQDNRGYTALALVADLTGNKSIAKCLVEESSVGGWAQVLLEMETRDGEIPVLLAAAMGHKKMTSYLYSKTPRDMFDNADNADNAVLLLSRCISAEIFDVALQLLLQHPGALPLTHESECLRPLKALVHKPSAFPSGTRFGILHWIYDYLEVHDEMVSSVPRDKGPSMRTLADRLLAPIHLFIQNFLLIFPGIKKIYKMKKTHLRVDQILSCLGEKVTRLDGSQLRNASAYDAMLQAAKYGTIEFIELMKKANPDLLWVIDRNKRGIFSHAILNRKKNVFDLIHDVHGRKEIVLSRTDVFGNNLLHLAAQLGPSSALADRSGAALQMQSEIQWFKTVEKIVHPKCKEAKNEDGKNPHEIFTEQHKQLAKEGEKWAKDTASAFSVVGTLITTILFAAAFTLPGGNNQSNGEPMFLHDRAFTVFIIADAISIFASSTSVLIFIGILTSRYAETDFLKKLPYKLLVALVTLFLSVVCMMVTFCAALLAMFKGKAYQPLLIVAMVLASIPIIAFIPSQLRLFREIFYSTTRSNL